A genomic stretch from Penicillium digitatum chromosome 4, complete sequence includes:
- a CDS encoding MBOAT family protein, putative, translated as MLPYVDQIFEVPAKLTGASTDELKLIGSFLLSYPLAALLKRIPDGQPWKKNVFIIAVSLFYIIGLFDLWDGLRTLLYSAAATYAIAYYVDGSLMPWIGFLFLMGHMSINHIDRQRANDNSAVDITGAQMVMVMKLSSFCWNIHDGRLPKDQLSDPQKYSAITKFPGILDYLGYVFFFPSLFAGPSFEFVVYRRWIDTTLFEVPPGTDPSKVPPTRKKRKIPRSGGPAAMKAAAGLVWILAFIQLGSYFTTHFVLSDEFLQYSLLRRIFNVHMLGFTARTKYYGVWALTEGACILSGMGYNGFDPKSGNVFWNRLQNVDPWAMETAQNSHAYLGNWNKNTNHWLRNYIYLRVTPKGKKPGFRASMATFATSALWHGFHPGYYMTFVLGSFIQTVAKNFRRYVRPFFLTPDGTKPTPNKRYYDILSWLATQLTLSFAVIPFIILNFEKSVTAWSRVYFYGIVNCAISLVAFASFSPLRKYLVAQLKSRNRAHFARTEPMRPPVLGLPNDPERDFDEAVAEIMAEIESRGLTVKMPTVEELKAAVEELKTTVEQRIGRMPTGEELKAAIEQQIGRKL; from the exons ATGTTGCCCTATGTAGATCAGA TATTTGAGGTACCAGCCAAATTAACTGGCGCATCGACTGATGAGC TCAAGCTGATCGGCTCCTTCCTCCTCTCCTACCCACTGGCCGCCCTCCTGAAACGTATACCCGATGGCCAACCCTGGAAAAAGAATGTCTTCATCATCGCCGTGTCGTTATTCTATATTATCGGACTCTTCGACCTCTGGGATGGTCTACGCACCCTCCTGTACAGTGCCGCAGCCACCTATGCTATCGCCTACTACGTGGATGGATCACTGATGCCGTGGATTGGCTTCCTTTTCCTCATGGGTCATATGTCAATCAACCACATCGACCGTCAGAGGGCGAACGATAACTCGGCCGTTGATATTACTGGAGCGCAGATGGTCATGGTCATGAAACTTTCCTCCTTCTGTTGGAATATTCATGATGGCCGTCTGCCCAAGGACCAACTCTCGGACCCGCAGAAGTACTCTGCTATTACAAAGTTCCCGGGTATTTTAGACTACCTGGGCTAcgttttcttcttcccttctcTCTTTGCCGGTCCTTCTTTTGAATTTGTGGTCTACCGCCGCTGGATCGACACTACGCTCTTCGAAGTCCCGCCGGGAACTGACCCATCCAAGGTGCCACCCACCCGGAAAAAGCGCAAGATTCCTCGCAGCGGAGGACCTGCCGCAATGAAGGCCGCTGCTGGCCTGGTCTGGATCTTAGCTTTCATCCAGCTGGGCTCATACTTTACCACTCACTTTGTGCTTTCAGATGAGTTCTTGCAGTATTCCCTCCTGCGTCGCATCTTCAACGTGCACATGCTTGGTTTCACCGCTCGCACCAAGTACTACGGCGTCTGGGCTCTGACTGAGGGTGCCTGTATTCTATCTGGCATGGGATACAACGGCTTTGACCCGAAATCCGGCAATGTCTTCTGGAACCGACTGCAGAACGTAGATCCGTGGGCCATGGAGACGGCGCAGAACTCGCATGCTTACCTAGGCAACTGGAACAAGAACACCAACCACTGGCTGCGCAACTATATCTACCTTCGCGTCACGCCCAAGGGCAAGAAACCCGGCTTCCGCGCCAGCATGGCTACCTTCGCCACCAGTGCCCTCTGGCACGGTTTCCACCCGGGATACTACATGACTTTTGTATTGGGCTCATTCATCCAGACTGTGGCGAAGA ACTTCCGCCGCTACGTGCGCCCCTTCTTCCTGACACCGGATGGCACCAAGCCAACACCAAACAAGCGCTACTACGACATCCTCAGCTGGCTGGCAACACAACTAACCCTCTCCTTCGCCGTCATCCCtttcatcatcctcaactTCGAAAAGTCCGTCACCGCCTGGTCGCGCGTCTACTTCTACGGTATCGTCAACTGTGCCATCTCCCTAGTCGCCTTTGCCTCCTTCTCCCCTCTCAGAAAATACCTCGTCGCCCAACTGAAGAGCCGTAACCGTGCCCACTTCGCCCGCACCGAACCCATGCGTCCACCTGTTCTTGGCCTGCCGAATGATCCCGAGCGTGACTTTGACGAGGCTGTTGCTGAGATTATGGCTGAGATCGAGTCTCGAGGACTTACGGTTAAGATGCCTACGGTTGAGGAATTGAAGGCTGCGGTTGAGGAGTTGAAGACTACTGTTGAGCAGAGGATTGGACGGATGCCTACTGGTGAGGAACTGAAGGCTGCTATTGAGCAGCAGATCGGGCGGAAGTTGTAG